In Halorhabdus rudnickae, the following proteins share a genomic window:
- a CDS encoding protein-L-isoaspartate O-methyltransferase family protein produces MDPAVLREDMVDGLRHESRGTLSDDAVAAAMSTVPRHAFFDDNRTAYADRETERLGTRVLAPSTAARLLEALAPEPDDSVLIVGAGIGYTAALAAEIVGSSHVQAIDITRRVVYEARKNLAQAGYDAVFVDCRDGAEGLPEYAPYDKILLEAAAVNPPRALLEQSAPGGRLVMPLGAHDQHLAVLEDGDVVERRGAVAFNPLLVEGEEVGAVERNRTRREDRERARQAAQSRAGWEQDWIDWDG; encoded by the coding sequence ATGGATCCCGCGGTACTGCGCGAGGACATGGTCGACGGGCTGCGCCACGAGAGTCGGGGGACTCTCTCGGACGACGCCGTCGCGGCGGCGATGTCCACGGTCCCTCGACACGCCTTCTTCGATGACAACCGTACAGCCTACGCCGACCGGGAGACCGAACGCCTCGGGACGCGCGTCCTCGCGCCCAGCACCGCGGCACGGCTGCTCGAAGCACTGGCCCCCGAACCCGACGATTCGGTGCTGATCGTCGGGGCCGGGATCGGCTATACGGCAGCCCTGGCCGCAGAGATAGTCGGTTCGAGCCACGTTCAGGCCATTGATATCACTCGCCGAGTCGTCTACGAGGCACGGAAGAACCTCGCGCAGGCGGGCTACGACGCCGTGTTCGTCGACTGCCGGGACGGTGCCGAGGGACTGCCTGAATACGCCCCATATGACAAAATTCTGCTGGAAGCCGCCGCCGTGAACCCGCCGCGGGCACTTCTCGAACAATCGGCTCCCGGGGGCCGACTGGTGATGCCGTTGGGTGCCCACGACCAGCACCTTGCGGTGCTTGAGGACGGCGACGTCGTCGAGCGGCGCGGTGCGGTCGCATTCAATCCATTGCTCGTCGAGGGCGAGGAGGTCGGGGCCGTCGAACGCAACCGAACGCGCCGGGAGGACCGCGAACGTGCCCGACAGGCGGCCCAGTCTAGGGCCGGCTGGGAGCAGGACTGGATCGACTGGGACGGCTAG
- a CDS encoding protein-L-isoaspartate(D-aspartate) O-methyltransferase: MGRWWGDARDNSGRDGAPREADGGEPDWERQRAALIEGLRERDRVSDCALEALAAVPRHEFVPESRRRDAYADRPLSIGQGQTISAPHMVAIMVDRLELEPGLEVLEIGTGCGYHAAVTAEIVGAENVYSVEYHATLADRARVRLEQLGYGEISITVGDGHAGWPEHAPYDRTYLTCAAAEIPSAVLDQLRPDGLFLGPIGRDRQTLIRARKRADGSIDRESFGGVRFVEMQGGTD; this comes from the coding sequence ATGGGACGCTGGTGGGGGGATGCCCGCGATAACTCCGGCCGCGATGGGGCTCCCCGCGAGGCCGACGGTGGCGAACCCGACTGGGAGCGCCAGCGCGCCGCGTTGATCGAGGGCCTCCGCGAGCGCGACCGTGTCAGCGACTGCGCGCTCGAAGCGCTGGCGGCAGTCCCCCGCCACGAGTTCGTTCCCGAGTCCCGCCGCCGAGACGCCTACGCCGACCGCCCTCTGTCGATCGGCCAAGGCCAGACCATCAGCGCCCCGCACATGGTCGCGATCATGGTCGACCGCCTCGAACTCGAACCCGGTCTGGAGGTACTCGAAATCGGCACTGGCTGTGGGTATCACGCGGCCGTCACCGCCGAAATCGTCGGCGCGGAGAACGTCTACAGCGTCGAATATCATGCCACCCTGGCCGACCGCGCCCGCGTCCGACTCGAACAGCTCGGATACGGCGAGATCTCGATCACCGTCGGCGACGGCCACGCGGGCTGGCCCGAACACGCACCTTACGACAGAACGTACCTCACCTGTGCAGCGGCCGAAATCCCGAGTGCCGTCCTCGACCAACTCCGGCCCGACGGTCTCTTTCTCGGGCCGATCGGGCGGGACCGCCAGACGCTGATCCGTGCCCGCAAGCGAGCGGACGGGTCGATCGATCGCGAGTCCTTTGGCGGCGTCCGCTTCGTCGAGATGCAGGGCGGAACGGACTGA
- a CDS encoding HVO_0476 family zinc finger protein → MSESTRRVGLPCPACSPDLETVHEVLREGGQATVRCTECDHVHKTALSEERTVERDVVVSQDGESFTATTEPPAEESLAVGEEFLLDTDEAIMTVRITSLEVADGRVEAATAEDIETIWSRAVGNVSVNATVHPKSGAHDETRGETLHVPGDYEFVVGATDDLGDFEFTVEGIHLRDDARGYDHEKLDHDRDSAVAKDVNRLYLRDETSDAWSAW, encoded by the coding sequence ATGAGCGAATCCACGCGGCGAGTCGGACTCCCCTGTCCGGCCTGTTCGCCTGATCTCGAAACAGTCCACGAGGTGTTGCGCGAAGGCGGTCAGGCGACGGTCCGGTGTACGGAGTGTGATCACGTCCACAAGACGGCTCTCTCCGAGGAACGGACGGTCGAACGTGACGTTGTCGTCTCTCAGGACGGCGAGTCCTTCACCGCGACGACCGAGCCACCGGCCGAAGAGAGCCTCGCGGTGGGCGAGGAGTTTCTTCTGGACACTGACGAGGCGATCATGACCGTCCGGATCACGAGTCTCGAAGTGGCCGACGGCCGCGTCGAAGCGGCCACGGCCGAGGACATCGAGACGATCTGGAGCCGGGCCGTCGGGAACGTTAGTGTCAACGCCACGGTCCATCCGAAGTCGGGGGCCCACGACGAGACGCGAGGCGAGACGCTACACGTCCCCGGTGACTACGAGTTCGTCGTCGGGGCGACCGATGACCTCGGGGACTTCGAGTTCACTGTCGAGGGCATCCACCTCCGAGACGACGCACGAGGATACGACCACGAGAAGCTCGACCACGACCGGGACAGCGCCGTCGCGAAGGACGTCAATCGGCTGTACCTCCGCGACGAGACTAGCGACGCCTGGTCGGCGTGGTGA
- a CDS encoding aminopeptidase, producing the protein MNDATLRDPAETAVRQCMGLTPAESCLVVTDDKRRPIAEALYAVASEITDDAMVIQYPPGDQHGEEPPGAVAAAMAAADVVLAPTTKSVSHTRARTEANEAGARVATLPGITEDVFKTGLNVDYESIREHCVSMRESVRDADEIRVTSDQGTDITLAPGDREWQLDAGVVHEPGKMSNLPAGEVFLSPTTADGTIVVTGTMAPHGLLDSTEAIRIEVEDGYVTEIDDDVIRQQVAEAADVVGDDAYNLAEFGIGTNVGVSQLVGSVLLDEKAGGTVHFAIGDDAGFGGDTDAPIHLDGILRQPTVFADGERIDLPEGR; encoded by the coding sequence ATGAACGACGCCACGCTACGTGACCCCGCCGAGACGGCCGTTCGACAGTGCATGGGCCTAACGCCCGCGGAGTCTTGTCTCGTCGTCACCGATGACAAGCGCCGCCCGATCGCCGAGGCGCTGTATGCAGTCGCCAGTGAGATTACCGATGATGCGATGGTCATTCAGTACCCGCCGGGCGACCAGCACGGCGAGGAACCCCCTGGGGCCGTCGCCGCGGCGATGGCAGCCGCGGACGTGGTCCTCGCCCCGACAACCAAGAGCGTGAGCCACACACGCGCCCGGACCGAGGCCAACGAGGCAGGCGCACGCGTCGCAACGCTGCCCGGAATCACCGAGGACGTCTTCAAGACGGGCTTGAACGTCGATTACGAGTCGATTCGCGAGCACTGTGTGTCCATGCGTGAATCCGTCCGGGACGCCGATGAGATCCGTGTCACGTCAGATCAGGGGACCGACATTACGCTCGCTCCCGGCGACCGCGAGTGGCAGCTTGATGCTGGGGTCGTTCACGAGCCAGGCAAGATGTCGAACCTCCCCGCCGGGGAGGTCTTTCTCAGTCCGACGACTGCCGACGGGACGATCGTCGTCACGGGGACGATGGCTCCCCACGGGTTACTCGATTCGACCGAGGCCATCCGCATCGAGGTCGAAGACGGGTACGTCACTGAGATAGACGACGACGTCATCCGCCAGCAGGTCGCGGAGGCCGCAGACGTAGTCGGAGATGACGCCTACAATCTCGCGGAGTTCGGCATTGGCACCAACGTCGGTGTCAGCCAGCTGGTCGGATCGGTCCTCTTAGACGAGAAAGCGGGTGGAACTGTTCACTTCGCGATCGGGGACGACGCCGGCTTTGGCGGCGACACCGACGCGCCGATCCATCTCGATGGGATCCTTCGACAGCCGACTGTGTTCGCCGACGGCGAGCGGATCGACTTGCCTGAGGGCCGATAA
- a CDS encoding metallophosphoesterase — MQIGVIADTHDDSDVIEQAVTHFAAEDVEVVIHCGDIVAPFSATPFDSDFDFYAVRGNNDGEWALADTVSAFGTYLGEMGELTFDETDIAVYHGTSEPIVDALVDAGTYDYVLHGHTHERAREERNGTVRLNPGGVPIPAAPNPPAAVVIDTGTGEIETDELR; from the coding sequence ATGCAGATCGGCGTCATCGCGGACACCCACGACGATAGCGACGTCATCGAACAGGCAGTAACCCACTTTGCGGCCGAGGACGTTGAGGTGGTCATCCACTGTGGGGACATCGTTGCACCCTTCTCGGCGACACCCTTCGATTCGGACTTCGACTTTTATGCCGTCCGGGGCAACAACGATGGCGAGTGGGCGCTGGCTGACACGGTCTCCGCATTCGGCACCTATCTTGGTGAGATGGGGGAGTTGACCTTCGACGAGACCGACATTGCGGTCTATCATGGTACGAGCGAACCGATAGTCGACGCCTTAGTCGACGCGGGGACCTACGACTACGTACTCCACGGCCACACCCACGAGCGCGCTCGGGAAGAACGGAACGGCACGGTCCGGCTCAATCCCGGCGGCGTCCCGATCCCCGCGGCTCCGAATCCGCCCGCAGCCGTCGTGATCGACACCGGGACGGGCGAGATCGAGACCGACGAACTCCGGTGA
- a CDS encoding phosphoglycerate kinase: protein MAAFNTLDDLADGQRVLVRVDLNSPVEDGVVQDNHRFDRYAETVRELADRDNKVVLMAHQGRPGRDDFVSLDQHAEILEEYVGKPIQFIDDIYGDDAIDAIEALDAGEILLLENTRMADDELPEKAPEEHAESDFVQTLSPYFDAFVNDAYSAAHRAHASTVGFALALPAYAGRVMEAEYEYNTGVAERARETEGQVTMVLGGNKSEDVISVVNNLGDAIDTFLIGGLPGELFLRAEGKPVGFDVGGMDLLDDQWDETKDTLEDLVANRRDEFELPTDFAYEDDDGERAEIALADIEEKDTGYLDIGHDTIDEYVPIIEDSEAVFVKGAVGVFEDERFSDGTVELIDAIGRTDCFSVVGGGDTARTLSMYGLSEDNYDHISIAGGAYLNALTGQELEAAEVLIEQAN from the coding sequence ATGGCTGCATTCAACACGCTCGATGACCTCGCAGATGGACAGCGCGTTCTGGTCCGCGTCGACCTCAACTCACCGGTCGAGGACGGCGTCGTCCAGGATAACCACCGGTTCGACCGCTATGCGGAGACGGTTCGGGAACTCGCCGATCGGGACAACAAGGTTGTCCTGATGGCCCACCAGGGCCGACCCGGCCGGGACGATTTCGTTTCCCTCGACCAGCACGCCGAGATCCTCGAAGAGTACGTCGGCAAGCCGATTCAGTTCATCGACGACATCTACGGCGACGATGCTATCGACGCCATCGAGGCACTCGACGCTGGCGAGATTCTCCTCCTGGAGAACACCCGGATGGCCGACGACGAACTGCCCGAGAAGGCCCCTGAAGAGCACGCCGAGAGCGACTTCGTCCAGACGCTGTCGCCGTACTTCGACGCCTTCGTCAACGACGCCTACTCGGCGGCCCACCGCGCCCACGCCTCGACGGTCGGGTTCGCCCTGGCACTGCCGGCCTATGCCGGTCGTGTGATGGAAGCCGAGTACGAGTACAACACTGGCGTCGCCGAACGCGCCCGCGAAACCGAGGGTCAGGTTACGATGGTACTGGGTGGCAACAAAAGCGAGGACGTCATCAGCGTCGTCAACAACCTCGGCGACGCCATCGACACGTTCCTCATCGGCGGCCTGCCCGGCGAACTGTTCCTTCGCGCGGAGGGCAAGCCGGTCGGGTTCGACGTCGGCGGGATGGACCTGCTGGACGACCAGTGGGACGAGACCAAAGATACCCTCGAAGATCTCGTGGCGAACCGCCGCGACGAGTTCGAACTGCCCACTGATTTCGCCTACGAGGACGACGACGGCGAGCGCGCCGAAATCGCACTGGCTGACATCGAGGAGAAAGACACGGGCTACCTCGATATCGGCCACGACACCATCGACGAATACGTCCCGATCATCGAGGACAGTGAGGCCGTCTTCGTGAAGGGCGCAGTCGGCGTCTTCGAGGACGAGCGCTTCAGTGACGGCACGGTCGAACTCATCGACGCGATCGGTCGCACCGACTGCTTCTCCGTAGTCGGTGGCGGTGACACCGCCCGAACACTGTCGATGTACGGACTGAGCGAGGACAACTACGACCACATCTCCATCGCCGGCGGGGCGTACTTGAACGCTCTCACCGGCCAGGAACTGGAAGCCGCTGAAGTGCTGATCGAGCAGGCCAACTGA
- the gap gene encoding type I glyceraldehyde-3-phosphate dehydrogenase — MSASDPVRIGINGYGRIGRCTLRAALENDNVQIVGINDVMDFEKMEYLTKYDSALGNLPYDVERDGDTLTVDGNDIDLLNIQSPEELPWDSLDVDVAIESTGIFRTKDEASAHLDAGADKALISAPPKGDKPVPQFVYGVNDDEYDGEDVVSAASCTTNSVSPPMYVLLEEFGVDAAEMTTIHAYTGSQAIVDGPKSKTRRGRAAAENIVPTTTGASTATPDILPELQGKFEAMAIRVPVPTGSITEIVVDLPGNPDVEEINAAFEKYAEGELEGSMGATDDPIVSRDIVGWEYGSCVDLGKTSTVQGGKLAKIFAWYDNEMGYTAQMMRLAEDIV; from the coding sequence ATGAGTGCAAGCGATCCGGTCCGTATCGGGATCAACGGCTACGGTCGAATCGGCCGCTGTACCCTCCGAGCTGCGCTGGAAAACGACAATGTCCAGATCGTCGGGATCAACGACGTGATGGACTTCGAGAAGATGGAGTATCTCACGAAGTACGACAGTGCGCTGGGCAACTTGCCGTACGACGTCGAGCGCGACGGTGACACGCTCACTGTCGACGGAAACGATATCGACCTGCTCAACATCCAGAGTCCTGAGGAGCTGCCGTGGGACTCCCTGGACGTCGATGTCGCCATCGAGTCGACTGGAATCTTCCGCACGAAGGACGAGGCGTCCGCCCACCTCGATGCCGGTGCTGACAAGGCCCTGATCTCCGCACCGCCGAAGGGTGATAAGCCTGTCCCGCAGTTCGTCTACGGCGTCAACGACGACGAGTACGACGGCGAGGACGTCGTCTCCGCCGCGTCGTGTACCACCAACAGTGTCTCGCCGCCGATGTACGTCCTGCTCGAGGAGTTCGGTGTCGATGCCGCAGAGATGACCACGATCCACGCCTACACCGGATCCCAGGCCATCGTCGACGGCCCCAAGTCCAAGACCCGACGTGGCCGCGCGGCCGCCGAGAACATCGTCCCGACGACAACCGGCGCTTCGACCGCGACGCCGGACATCCTGCCCGAATTGCAGGGCAAGTTCGAGGCCATGGCGATCCGCGTTCCGGTCCCGACCGGCTCGATCACCGAGATCGTCGTCGATCTGCCCGGTAACCCCGATGTCGAGGAGATCAACGCCGCCTTCGAGAAATACGCCGAGGGTGAACTCGAAGGTTCGATGGGTGCCACCGACGACCCGATCGTCTCGCGTGACATCGTCGGCTGGGAATACGGTTCCTGTGTCGACCTGGGCAAGACCTCGACCGTCCAGGGCGGCAAGCTCGCGAAGATCTTCGCCTGGTACGACAACGAGATGGGCTATACGGCCCAGATGATGCGGCTGGCCGAAGACATCGTCTGA
- a CDS encoding Hsp20/alpha crystallin family protein yields MRRDDRDDPFDDFFRELERMMNDMMSDEFDMRVERHDPNEASTGDIHFDVYEENEQLRVVADLPGVSKDAIDLKCDGEQLTIDAAGDQREYHERIQLPARVDEHSADASYNNGILEVTFETVEDSANINLS; encoded by the coding sequence ATGCGAAGAGACGACCGCGACGATCCCTTCGACGACTTCTTTCGCGAACTCGAGCGGATGATGAACGACATGATGAGCGACGAGTTCGACATGCGCGTCGAACGGCATGATCCGAACGAGGCGTCGACCGGCGATATCCACTTCGATGTCTACGAGGAGAACGAGCAATTACGTGTCGTCGCGGACTTGCCAGGCGTCTCGAAGGACGCGATCGATCTCAAATGCGATGGTGAACAGCTCACGATCGACGCAGCAGGCGATCAGCGCGAGTATCACGAGCGCATCCAGTTGCCCGCGCGCGTTGACGAGCATAGTGCCGACGCCAGTTACAACAACGGCATTCTCGAAGTGACCTTCGAAACGGTCGAAGACTCGGCGAACATCAACCTTTCTTGA
- a CDS encoding ATP-grasp domain-containing protein, with amino-acid sequence MLRLAVATQAETYTRMRDPLEERDIEVVGLRTDERAISLGSDPFPDVDVGYVFPSRLMEGGLADAALGVRWVNDRASVLRSRNKAETLRRLTDAGVPIPETTLVSNPLDQDALVETFERFDPPVVVKPNSTTRGNGVTLAHDLDSFLGICDYLDLVHDYRATGDRSFLVQEFLPGARDYRVMVLDGEYVGAVERQVAGQDDDRWKHNVHRGATARAVDLPAKHRRLAERAATALEIPVLGVDLLVTADRAVVSETNARPTIDDVDKYVPDFWDRLAHLIRRTADDPHSSSR; translated from the coding sequence ATGCTACGGCTGGCGGTGGCCACGCAGGCGGAAACGTACACTCGCATGCGTGATCCGCTCGAAGAGCGTGATATCGAGGTCGTCGGACTCCGTACAGATGAACGGGCAATTTCACTCGGCAGCGATCCGTTCCCCGATGTCGATGTCGGGTACGTTTTTCCTTCGCGTCTCATGGAGGGTGGCCTGGCAGACGCCGCGCTGGGCGTGCGCTGGGTCAACGATCGAGCGTCCGTCCTGCGCTCGCGCAACAAGGCCGAGACGCTCCGACGCCTTACAGACGCCGGCGTTCCGATTCCCGAGACCACGCTCGTCTCGAATCCCCTCGATCAGGACGCCCTCGTCGAGACGTTCGAACGGTTCGATCCGCCGGTCGTCGTCAAACCCAATTCGACAACTCGCGGGAACGGCGTCACCCTAGCTCACGACCTCGACTCGTTCCTTGGGATCTGTGATTATCTCGATCTCGTCCACGACTACCGGGCGACTGGCGATCGGTCGTTCCTGGTCCAGGAGTTCCTCCCCGGGGCCCGAGACTATCGCGTGATGGTCCTCGACGGCGAGTACGTCGGCGCGGTCGAACGACAGGTCGCCGGGCAGGATGACGACCGTTGGAAACACAACGTCCACCGGGGAGCGACCGCCCGGGCCGTCGACCTCCCGGCGAAACACCGTCGCCTCGCCGAACGGGCCGCGACGGCGTTGGAAATCCCCGTTCTCGGCGTCGATCTGCTGGTCACCGCCGACCGTGCCGTCGTTTCCGAGACGAACGCCCGCCCGACGATCGACGATGTCGACAAGTACGTCCCCGACTTCTGGGATCGACTTGCCCATCTGATCCGACGAACTGCCGACGATCCACACTCTTCGAGCCGATAA
- a CDS encoding DUF7561 family protein, whose translation MTTDPCDGCGREVRIAGGIGDMWSSEQSATGGMMLELADGTDHFLCSDCIEALPDEREVRAEDVAALDERTD comes from the coding sequence ATGACGACCGATCCCTGTGACGGTTGTGGCCGCGAGGTTCGAATCGCCGGCGGGATCGGCGACATGTGGAGCAGCGAACAGTCAGCCACCGGCGGGATGATGTTAGAACTTGCCGACGGGACCGATCACTTTCTCTGTTCGGACTGCATCGAGGCGCTGCCTGACGAGCGCGAAGTCCGGGCGGAAGACGTGGCGGCCCTCGATGAGCGGACCGACTAA